Within Enterobacter sp. RHBSTW-00175, the genomic segment CCAAAAACAGGTTAATAATGTCGGTATTGAGCTGCATCTCACCGCGGCGTGCTTCATCGAGCAGGTTTTCCATTAAATGGGTTGTTTCCTGCAAGATGGTAAAACCAAACGTCCCTGCTCCGCCCTTAATAGAATGCGCCGCACGGAAGATGGCATTGAGCTGCTCTGAATCCGGTGCTTCAGGCACCAGATCCAAAAGATGTTGCTCCATGTCAGCCAACAATTCGTCGGCTTCATCAAAGAATGTCTGATAAAAATCGCTAATATCCATGCTCACGCTATCACCTCGGATTGGCTGGTGGCGATGTTGGAACGGCAGCCGAAGGTACGGCCCCAGGCTGTTTTAAATCGTCCAGTGACTCATTCTGACTTTCGGCGTTTTCATGCAGGATGGCCTGCTCCGCCTGCTGGTTCAGCACTAAAAGACTGATACGACGGTTGATGGCATCATCTGGCCCGCGGTCGGAGACGCGCATCGTTGCGGCCATGCCGACCACGCGCAGTACCTTGCCATCATCAAGCCCACCCGCCACCAGCTCGCGACGCGAGGAGTTGGCACGGTCGGCAGAAAGTTCCCAGTTGCTGTATCCCTTCTCACCCGTGGCATACGGGAAATCGTCCGTGTGTCCTGACAAGCTGACGCGGTTTGGGATCCCGTTCAGAACCGGCGCAATTGCACGCAAAATGTCGCGCATATAAGGTTCAACTTCAGCACTGCCGGTTTTAAACATTGGGCGGTTCTGGCTATCAATAATCTGTATACGCAAGCCTTCCTGCACCAGGTCTATCTTCAGATGCGGGCGTAATGCGCGCAGTTTCGGATCGGCTTCAATCAACTGATCCAGATCGCCACGCAGTTTTTTCAGGCGCGCCTGTTCCATCCGTCTTTTCAGCTCGTCAATGTTCGGCTCTTTTTTCACTTCACCCTTTTGTTGGGTGTAGTCATCACCGCCGCCAGGGATTGGGCTGTCGCTGTTCGCGATACGCTGCCCCCCTGTCACCGCCGTCGCCAGCGGTGTTCTGAAATACTCAGCAATCTGGATAAGCTCTTTCGGGCTGGAGATGGAGATAAGCCACATCACCAGAAAGAACGCCATCATTGCGGTCATAAAGTCGGCGTAAGCAATTTTCCAGGAGCCGTGCGAACCATGTCCGCCGCCCTTGTGCTTGCGCTTTTTTACGATGACGATCGGATGGGACTGGTTTTTCATGCGTCCTCAGTTGTCGTCTGTTGATTTGGGTTTTTCACCGCACGCACGTGTTCTTCCAGCTCGATAAACGATGGACGTTCGCTGGAGTAAAGCGTTTTACGACCGAATTCGACAGCGATCGGCGGTGCATAGCCGTTGAGGTTAGAGAGCAGCGTGATCTTCACGCATTGCATCATTTTGGTGGTTTCCGCGCTCTTCTGACGCAGCACGCTTGCCAGCGGAGAAATAAAACCGTATGCCAGCAAAATACCGAGGAAGGTCCCGACCATTGCGTGTGCAATCAGGGCACCCAGTTCTGCCGCCGGACGATCCGCAGACGCCAGGGCGTGTACTACCCCCATTACCGCCGCAACGATACCGAAGGCCGGAAGGGAGTCACCCACAAGCGCCAGGCTGTTTGCTGGCACTTCGGATTCGCTTTCGTGGGTTTCGATCTCTTCGTCCATCAGCGCTTCGATTTCGAAGGTGTTCATGTTGCCGCTGATGATAAGGCGCAGATAATCAACGATAAAATCCAGCATCATTGCATCGGCAATAATGCGCGGATAGCTGGCAAAGATTTCGCTCTCTTTTGGATTTTCAATGTCTCGCTCCAGCGAGAACATTCCCTGCTGACGCGACTTCGCCATCAGGCGATAGAGCAGCGCCAGCAAATCCATATACATGCTTTTGGTGTATTTCGAGCGACGGAACAGCAGTGGAATAGCTTTCAGCGTCCCTTTGATCGATTTACCGTTGTTACCAACGATAAAAGCCCCTACCCCTGCGCCGCCGATGATAATAAGTTCAGCCGGTTGATAGAGTGCTCCAAGGTGCCCGCCGGTCATCATGTAACCGCCGAAAACTGTACCGAGAACTACCAGGTAACCTAATAAGATAAGCACGACATCATCCTTCCGCTAGTGACTAAGGCAGGACGTTCATTTCGAATGAGTGACCGGAATGCGGGGTAAAAAAAAGCAGCGGTAATTTCTTACCGCTGCTGGAATCTTGCCCACACGTTCGGGTTAAACAGCTTGTTCGATCTGTTCATCCAGCAGTTGTGGAATAATATCGGCAGCATCCCGGGAAAGTTTACGTCTTTTTACGGCTCGGGATGGAGGCTGGCATAAACTACAGGCAAAGCTGCCAGCAGGCTGATGAGCATGGGTAATAAAATTACCGTCACAGCAATTGCAGCGTGACAGTTCAAGCATTCCGCTTTCAACAAAACGCACCAGCGTCCAGGCGCGAGTTAAGGCCAGCAGCGGACCGTCGTCATTCTGCTGTGGGCATTGCTCAAGGTAAAGTTTATACGCTTTGATCACGGCATCAACGCCGCTGCATAGACCTGTTTTCAGCAGATATTGCCAGGCATTGCAGAACATCGACGCGTGGATGTTCTGTTCCCAGGTCATAAACCAGTCCGTTGAGAACGGTAGCATCCCTTTTGGCGGTGGGCTGCCACGTAATTCTTTGTACAGTTTGATGAGGCGACCACGGCTGAGCTGGGTTTCGCTTTCCAGCATTTGCAAACGAGCACCCAGCGTAATCAGTTCCATTGCCAGCTGTATGTCACGCGCTTCCTGAACAATGCTTTTTTCACTCATTTTTACGCCCTTTTCTTACGGGCTGCGTCATCAGGCTGGCTGATTTCGTTGAGCAAGCGGGTAGAAAGTAAAATACCGGTGTGGATCTGTTGCAGATCGTCAACACGAGAATCTTGAGTCAAACGCGTGATAGTCTGAGGATTATCAAAACGGAACTGACATACTAGTTGATTCGTTTCCGCCAGCTTCACCATCTGTGGAAGAGTTAACCCACCCAGCATGGTTGCCATTTCTTCGCTAACACCCAAACGAAACATCGCGGACGCCTTGTCCTGACTAATCAAACGCTGCGCGAGCAGTAAATATGACAAATTGATGTCATAGATATGTTTTAGCAACTCGGATGTATGCATTTTTCCCATCCCGAATAACTACTATTATTTTTAAGCGGAAAAACCGCACCCCGTGATGTCGCCGGGAAATCACCCGGTATAAAAAAAGAAGGCCAAATGCATAGTTGAATTAAGGTTTGTATGTAGCAAAACGCGCAACACCCGACTGCGTTGTTTACACGTTTTATCATTTCTTACAAATAACTAAGATTTTTCCTAATTCGACGCAAACTCTACTCGTCAGCTCTAACACATACAATGCGACCCCACCAAAAATTTAAAAAAAATGTGATCTCCGTCACATAATTTAAGCGAATGTTATCGATAAATCCATCAGCATGACTTGTAAATTGATTATTTATTGACCTGTTGACACTATTTTATATTCTTAATGGACGAATACTCATGCAGAAGTATGAAGTAGTTGGGTATGACAATTGCTTAGCGGCCTGATAATTAGCGAGTTTGTTCCTGACGATATCTCTATGATAGAGACATTCGATCATAATCCATTAAAAACATATAGTTATATATATATTGCATTTAACAAATTTCTCTGCGTGATCATCCCGCTTGTGTTGATAACCCGTTAAAACGATTTAGCAGCCCAACACAATGTTTGTTTTATTTACGTTAAGTTGTTAATTTTTATCATTCAGCTGCATTATTTGATTATTCCTCTTATAAGAATAATTAATGAATAATTATGATAAGGTTCACACTAATGTCGTATTCACCTCTTGCAGAAGCGGCAATTTCGAGGTAATGCTGATTGAAACACCGTATTTCAGATGCCAAAGGAGTGCGTGATGAGCTACGCCCATCTTCTTGTTTCTGTTGCTGTTTCACCCGAAAGCCACCAGCTTGTCGCCCGTGCTGTCTCCATCGCCAGGCCCACCAATGCCCGGATCACCCTGATAACTCTTGCTACTGAGCCAGAGATGTACAATCAACTGGCCGCACCCATGCTTGAAGATATTCGTGAGGTATTGCAGGAAGAGACACAGCAATTTCTGCGGGAGCTGGTTGAGAAGGCGCAATATCCTGTTTATGACACCATCATTGCGACAGGTGAATTAAACGAACATATTCTTAGCATGTGCCGAAAACAGAATATTGATCTGGTTATTTGCGGTAATCATAACCACAGTTTCTTTTCCAGAGCGTCTTGTTCTGCAAAATCGATTGTTGCATCAAGCCAGGTTGACGTGCTGTTAGTACCTCTCGGGGGTAAATAATACCCCCGGAGGGGGTCATGCCAGCTTAGGGAATGTCGCGACTTTTTTTTGCAAACGCTGTTCCGTATCCCGCGGCGTGATACTGCGCAGGTCGCGAATAAAATGCGCCTGCCAGTGGTTGATGTCATTTTTACGGAGTGTTTCCATCATCTCCGCATGACGTGAAATACGCTCAGTAAGCGGCATATTCAGTGCACGATCGAGCGCATTCGCAACATCATCACGATCGTAAGGGTTCACGATAAGCGCAGACGTCAATTCGTTTGCAGCACCGGCAAACTGTGACAACACCAATACGCCAGGATCGGCAGGATCCTGCGCGGCGACATACTCTTTCGCCACCAGATTCATGCCGTCGCGCAGCGGTGTGACCAGCCCGACATCGGCATAGCGGAATACCTTCATCAGGATCTTACGTTCAAAATGCTGGTTTAAATAAAAGAGCGGTGTCCAGCCTAATTGCCCGTAGCGACCGTTAATGCGCCCCGCTTCCGTTTCTAACTGATGACGAATGTCCTGATAGGCCTGCACCTCACCGCGTGAAGTGGGTGCTATCTGGGTGTAGCGAATTTTGCCGTGATGCTGAGGGAATTTTTCCAGCAGCGCTTCATAGGCAAGAAAACGCTCCGGCAGGCCTTTGGAATAATCTAATCGTTCAACCGAAAAGATATTTTTAACATGCTTGAGTTCATTCTTAAGCTGCGCCAGTTTCGGCGGCAATGGCCCCGCGGCCTGCCCGGCGATTTCGTCAGGCTCGATGCCGATAGGGTACACATCAGTATGGAACGGTTTCCCCCACGCGGAATGCGACTTGCCGCCATGTGTTACCAGCCGGGTTTTGCCTGAGACGCTGTCGAGGAATGCCAGCCGGTCATTTTCGGTCTGAAATCCCAGCAGGTCATAGTCACATAATCCTTCCAGTAATTCCTCATGTGGCGGCAACGCGTTGAATATCTCGGGCGTAGGGAAAGGGATATGCAGGAAAAAACCTATCCGATTATTTACGCCCCGTTTTCGCAGCTCTCTGGCAAAAGGTAACAGGTGGTAATCATGCACCCATAAAGTGTCGTCGGGCTCAATTAATGGCAGCAGTTTATCCGCCAACAGCGCATTGACGCGCATATAGCCTTCGAAGGATCCACGCTGAAAATTCACCAGATCGAGTCGATAGTGAAACGCTGGCCATAACACGGCATTCGAGAACTCAGAGTAATACTCTTCGTAATCTTTTTCATTGAGGGCGAAGGATGCCCAGGTGATGTTACCCCGCGTCACTTTCTTCAGGGGTTTATCTTCATTACTGATATCACCGCTCCAGCCAAACCAAAGGCCTCCGGCGGCTTTTAAGGCACCTAACACCCCTACCGCCAGACCCCCTGCACCAGACTTCTTATCATCAGGCGGCGCGATCCGGTTAGAGATGACGACTAAGCGACCCATACTGGCTCCTCCCGCTGTGTTGTGCGATTTGCTGATTAGCGACATCTGTTATCCACTGCCAGACGCTACTGACATTTCCCAGACGCCATCCGGCGTTGGTTTCGCCCGGCCCAACCTTTACCGACATGCCTTTGGCCCGGTTGACGACCTTGAACCCGGCTTCATCTGTCAGGTCATCCCCCACAAATACCGGCGTCCGGTCTTTAAACGGCGCGGTTCCCATAAAGGCGTTGATGGCCGCGCCTTTGTTGATCCCCGCAGGTTTTATCTCGACCACACATTTTCCTGGCTGAAGCGCCAGCTGAGGATGCGCATCCACCAGCGTCTTTGCCAGCGCAAGCACCGCCGCTTCATGCTGCGGTGCCTGACGGTAGTGCAGCGCAAAGGCCATGCCCTTGGCTTCAAGCTCCGTGCCCGGAAGCCGGGCAAGCCCAGACGTAAGCTGCGTGTGCAGCAGCGCAATTAAATCATCCGGGAGAGAAACGATATGGGTTTGGCCATGGATGTCGCGGCGCTCCGCTCCGTGGACACCCGCCAGCGGAAAGCGATAAGGCCTGGCGAGCGCGTCCAGCTCGGCCATTGAGCGCCCTGATATCAATGCCAGTGCTCCCTCATTCATCTGTGAGAGCTGATACAACATCTGAAGAACCGCAGTGGGTATGACCACCTGGTCGGGATGAGGTTTTATCTCGGCGAGTGTGCCGTCGAGGTCAAAAAAGAATGCAAAGTGTCCGGGCAGTACAGGCGGTGCAGTTAACAGGTCAGCCACCCTCTTCCTCCTTACAGGGTTACGTGAGGTAAAACCTTTACCTCATCATTAGCCATGTAAGTATAGACAGTGTGACGTTGCTCGCCATTCAGGAATCCACCGGCCTGGGAAACTGGCCGGTGGGTTAGAGGGTCAACTACAGTTATAAGTTGGGTCGTTAAAAGGCAGGAAATGGCTTATACGGTGCGCTTCGCTTTTTGCTTGTAACGGTCGAAGATAACCGCTGCCAGCAGGATCAGACCACGAACCACATACTGCGAGAACGGAGAGATGTTCAGCAGGTTCATGGCGTTTTCCACCGTCCCCAGGATCAGAATACCGGCCACCACATATGAGATTTTTCCGATGCCGCCTTTCAGGGATACCCCGCCCAGAACACAGGCCGAAATCACAATCAGCTCATAACCGATAGAAGTCATTGGCTGGCCGCTGGTCATACGCGATGCCAGGATAATCCCCGCCGCTGCCGACACCAGCCCGGACAACACAAAGATGATTATCTTGGTGCGTACCACCGGTACACCCGCCAGACGCGCCGCTTCTTCGTTACCACCAATCGCCAGCGTATTGCGGCCAAAGGTGGTCCGGTTAAGCAGGAAACCGAACAGGATAAGACAGGCCACCGTCAGCCAGATTGGCGCTGGCAGACCTAACCAGTTGGCATAACCCAGGGTAAAGAAACGCTCGTCTTCAATCCCGACCGCTTTACCGTCAGAGATGATATAGGCCAGACCACGCACAATCTGCATCGTCGCAAGGGTGGTAATCAGTGCGTTAATCTTGAGGCGCGCAATTACGAAACCGTTCACCAGACCGCTTATCACCCCAAGCATCAGACCGGCAAAGACGCCGATCCACAGGCTTTCGGTCATATTGATGACCACCGCCGTTGTGACACCAGCACAGGCAATCACAGAGGCAACAGACAAATCAAAATCGCCGGACGCCAGGCAGAACAACATCCCACAGGCCACCATGCCAGACATGGAAATCGCCAGCCCAAGCCCCTTCATATTAATGAAGGTGGCAAAGTTCGGGACAAAGAGAGAACAGGCGATGAACAGGGCGGCAAAAACCACCAGCATCCCGTACTGATCCCAGATGCGGCCAAAACTGAAAGCCGACTTTGGTGCTCCAGATGTAGTAACAGAGGACATCATTAACTCCTTACTCAGGCGACAGCCTGGCTAACTTTAGGCATGGCGAGACTCAACGCCTGTTGTTCATTCGCCTGTTCATGAAGCAATTCACCGGCAATTTCACCTTCACGCATCACCACAATGCGGTCGGCAACCCCCAGCACCTCAGGCAGATCGCTTGAGGCGAATAGCACTGCCACACCGCGTTTTGCCAGTTCATAAATCACGTTATAGATTTCGTGTTTTGCCCCCACGTCGATACCACGGGTGGGTTCATCCAGCAAAATGACCTTCATATCTTCCGACAGCCAGCGCCCTAAGATCGCCTTTTGCTGGTTGCCGCCGGAGAGGTTCATGATTAACTGCTCCGCCCCCGGGGTTTTAATATTTAACGAACGGATATGATGATCGGCATTGCTCAACTCCCAGCCATCGTTAATCAGACATCCAGCGCGGATAAACTTACGTCTTGCTGAAATGTTGATGTTGTCGCGCACGGAGTGCACAGGAATGATCCCTTCGGCTTTGCGGTCTTCCGGGCAAAGCATCATCCCTGCCCTGATGGCATGGGCGGGTTTGCGGATATCGACCTGCTCACCATCGATAGTGACCTGGCCTTCGGTGATACGTGTCCCGCCAAACAGCCCTTTCATTAATTCGCTGCGCCCCGCCCCGACAAGGCCGAACAACCCAACGATTTCACCGCTGCGTACAGATAATGAAATCGGCGTACGCACGCCAGGTGCTTTGACGTTATCCAGACGCAGGCGTTCAGGGCCATACTCTCTGGATTTCCAGTGATAAATGTCTCCCAGTTCGCGTCCGACCATCGCTTGCACCAGCTGATCGTGATTGACCTGCTGCATATCGCTAAAGGTGCGCACATAACGCCCGTCTTTGAACACGGTAATGGCATCGCTGAGGGCGAAAATTTCTTCCATGCGGTGCGAAACGTACAAAATAATGCGGCCTTCTTTACGCAGCTCGCGTATCACGCGGAATAAATTTTCAATTTCGCGCGCAGAGAGCGAACTGGTGGGTTCATCAAAGGCGATAATCTTGGCGTTACGCGCCAGCGCCTTCGCAATTTCAACCATCTGCCACTGGCCAATAGAGAGATACTTCAGGGGCGTTTGTGGATCGACATCCAGCCCAAGGTGTTTTAATTGCAGCCCCGCTTCATAATTGAGTAGCGAACGATTTACCACGCCGCTTTTGTGCGGAAGCTGGCCTAAATAGATGTTTTCTGCCACCGTCATTTCAGGGATCAGATGCAGCTCCTGATAAATGATGGCCACACCCGCATTCAGTGCGGCTGTTGTGTCGGCAAATGCCACCTCTTCGCCGCGAATGGCAAGCGTACCGGTGGTTGGCGCGTAGTTGCCGCTGAGGATTTTCAACAGCGTAGATTTCCCCGCGCCGTTCTCCCCCATCAGGGCGTGAACCTGGCCGGCATAGCAATCGAAGCTGATATCGGTCAGCGCGTTTACGCCGGGGAATGTTTTACCGATGCCGCGAAAAGAGAGATACGGTAAGGACTGTTGCATAACGACTCCGTGATTCCTGTAGTGTGTACGTCTGGCCCCTCACGGCGACATGAGGGGCGCAATCACAGCGAATTACTTATGACTTACCACCCAGTCCTTTTTTCGCCAGTTCCTCTTTGAAGTTATCGCGGGTGATCAGCACCACATCGGTCACTTCGGTGAATTTCGGCGGTTCCGCCCCTTTGGTCACCCAGTTGTAGAGCATCTCACTGGATTTATAGCCGTGTACGTCCGGGCTTGGCAGCAGAGAGCCGTAGAAACCGGTAGCCTGGGCTTTAGAGAGTTCGCTCACAGCGTCAACACCGTTGATACCAATACCGATAACGTCTGGTGCTTTGAAGCCCTGACCTTCTGTTGCACGCACACCACCGAGCACGGTGTTGTCGTTCATACCGACCACCAGCCAGTGTTTCACTTCAGGGTGCTGTACC encodes:
- the uspC gene encoding universal stress protein UspC: MSYAHLLVSVAVSPESHQLVARAVSIARPTNARITLITLATEPEMYNQLAAPMLEDIREVLQEETQQFLRELVEKAQYPVYDTIIATGELNEHILSMCRKQNIDLVICGNHNHSFFSRASCSAKSIVASSQVDVLLVPLGGK
- the otsB gene encoding trehalose-phosphatase, whose amino-acid sequence is MADLLTAPPVLPGHFAFFFDLDGTLAEIKPHPDQVVIPTAVLQMLYQLSQMNEGALALISGRSMAELDALARPYRFPLAGVHGAERRDIHGQTHIVSLPDDLIALLHTQLTSGLARLPGTELEAKGMAFALHYRQAPQHEAAVLALAKTLVDAHPQLALQPGKCVVEIKPAGINKGAAINAFMGTAPFKDRTPVFVGDDLTDEAGFKVVNRAKGMSVKVGPGETNAGWRLGNVSSVWQWITDVANQQIAQHSGRSQYGSLSRHL
- the flhC gene encoding flagellar transcriptional regulator FlhC, whose product is MSEKSIVQEARDIQLAMELITLGARLQMLESETQLSRGRLIKLYKELRGSPPPKGMLPFSTDWFMTWEQNIHASMFCNAWQYLLKTGLCSGVDAVIKAYKLYLEQCPQQNDDGPLLALTRAWTLVRFVESGMLELSRCNCCDGNFITHAHQPAGSFACSLCQPPSRAVKRRKLSRDAADIIPQLLDEQIEQAV
- the flhD gene encoding flagellar transcriptional regulator FlhD — translated: MHTSELLKHIYDINLSYLLLAQRLISQDKASAMFRLGVSEEMATMLGGLTLPQMVKLAETNQLVCQFRFDNPQTITRLTQDSRVDDLQQIHTGILLSTRLLNEISQPDDAARKKRA
- the motA gene encoding flagellar motor stator protein MotA; amino-acid sequence: MLILLGYLVVLGTVFGGYMMTGGHLGALYQPAELIIIGGAGVGAFIVGNNGKSIKGTLKAIPLLFRRSKYTKSMYMDLLALLYRLMAKSRQQGMFSLERDIENPKESEIFASYPRIIADAMMLDFIVDYLRLIISGNMNTFEIEALMDEEIETHESESEVPANSLALVGDSLPAFGIVAAVMGVVHALASADRPAAELGALIAHAMVGTFLGILLAYGFISPLASVLRQKSAETTKMMQCVKITLLSNLNGYAPPIAVEFGRKTLYSSERPSFIELEEHVRAVKNPNQQTTTEDA
- the otsA gene encoding alpha,alpha-trehalose-phosphate synthase; this encodes MGRLVVISNRIAPPDDKKSGAGGLAVGVLGALKAAGGLWFGWSGDISNEDKPLKKVTRGNITWASFALNEKDYEEYYSEFSNAVLWPAFHYRLDLVNFQRGSFEGYMRVNALLADKLLPLIEPDDTLWVHDYHLLPFARELRKRGVNNRIGFFLHIPFPTPEIFNALPPHEELLEGLCDYDLLGFQTENDRLAFLDSVSGKTRLVTHGGKSHSAWGKPFHTDVYPIGIEPDEIAGQAAGPLPPKLAQLKNELKHVKNIFSVERLDYSKGLPERFLAYEALLEKFPQHHGKIRYTQIAPTSRGEVQAYQDIRHQLETEAGRINGRYGQLGWTPLFYLNQHFERKILMKVFRYADVGLVTPLRDGMNLVAKEYVAAQDPADPGVLVLSQFAGAANELTSALIVNPYDRDDVANALDRALNMPLTERISRHAEMMETLRKNDINHWQAHFIRDLRSITPRDTEQRLQKKVATFPKLA
- the araG gene encoding L-arabinose ABC transporter ATP-binding protein AraG, whose translation is MQQSLPYLSFRGIGKTFPGVNALTDISFDCYAGQVHALMGENGAGKSTLLKILSGNYAPTTGTLAIRGEEVAFADTTAALNAGVAIIYQELHLIPEMTVAENIYLGQLPHKSGVVNRSLLNYEAGLQLKHLGLDVDPQTPLKYLSIGQWQMVEIAKALARNAKIIAFDEPTSSLSAREIENLFRVIRELRKEGRIILYVSHRMEEIFALSDAITVFKDGRYVRTFSDMQQVNHDQLVQAMVGRELGDIYHWKSREYGPERLRLDNVKAPGVRTPISLSVRSGEIVGLFGLVGAGRSELMKGLFGGTRITEGQVTIDGEQVDIRKPAHAIRAGMMLCPEDRKAEGIIPVHSVRDNINISARRKFIRAGCLINDGWELSNADHHIRSLNIKTPGAEQLIMNLSGGNQQKAILGRWLSEDMKVILLDEPTRGIDVGAKHEIYNVIYELAKRGVAVLFASSDLPEVLGVADRIVVMREGEIAGELLHEQANEQQALSLAMPKVSQAVA
- the motB gene encoding flagellar motor protein MotB, with translation MKNQSHPIVIVKKRKHKGGGHGSHGSWKIAYADFMTAMMAFFLVMWLISISSPKELIQIAEYFRTPLATAVTGGQRIANSDSPIPGGGDDYTQQKGEVKKEPNIDELKRRMEQARLKKLRGDLDQLIEADPKLRALRPHLKIDLVQEGLRIQIIDSQNRPMFKTGSAEVEPYMRDILRAIAPVLNGIPNRVSLSGHTDDFPYATGEKGYSNWELSADRANSSRRELVAGGLDDGKVLRVVGMAATMRVSDRGPDDAINRRISLLVLNQQAEQAILHENAESQNESLDDLKQPGAVPSAAVPTSPPANPR
- the araH gene encoding L-arabinose ABC transporter permease AraH, which gives rise to MSSVTTSGAPKSAFSFGRIWDQYGMLVVFAALFIACSLFVPNFATFINMKGLGLAISMSGMVACGMLFCLASGDFDLSVASVIACAGVTTAVVINMTESLWIGVFAGLMLGVISGLVNGFVIARLKINALITTLATMQIVRGLAYIISDGKAVGIEDERFFTLGYANWLGLPAPIWLTVACLILFGFLLNRTTFGRNTLAIGGNEEAARLAGVPVVRTKIIIFVLSGLVSAAAGIILASRMTSGQPMTSIGYELIVISACVLGGVSLKGGIGKISYVVAGILILGTVENAMNLLNISPFSQYVVRGLILLAAVIFDRYKQKAKRTV